Below is a window of Shewanella khirikhana DNA.
GCGATCTGGTACCTGCCGACAAGCGCTTCTATTCGATTCGTGACAACACTGCCACTGTCGAGTCCATCTCTCTTATCACTGCATCGATTCTGTCGAAGAAATTGGCCGCAGGCCTGGATGCGCTGGCGATGGACGTGAAAGTGGGCAGCGGCGCCTTTATGCCGACCTATGAAGCCTCACTGGAACTGGCCCGCTCTATTACCGCCGTTGCCAATGGCGCCGGCACCAAGACCACTGCACTGCTCACCGACATGAATCAGGTGCTGGCTTCCTGCGCCGGTAATGCGCTGGAAGTGAAAGAAGCGGTCGACTTTTTGACCGGCAAGTACCGTAACCCAAGACTCTATGAAGTCACCATGGGCCTGTGCGCCGAGATGCTGGTGCTCGGTGGTCTGGCTGCCAATGAAGCCGAGGCCCGCGCCAAGCTCAATGCGGTACTGGATAACGGCCGCGCCGCCGAGATCTTCGGCAAGATGGTGTCTGGTCTGGGTGGTCCTGCCGACTTTGTGGAAAGCTACGACAAGTATCTGCCGCAGGCGGCAATAGTACGCCCGGTTTATGCAGAACGTGAAGGCTTTGCCTATAGTATGGTGACCCGTGAACTGGGCCTCGCCGTAGTGACTCTGGGCGGCGGTCGTCGCAAGCCTGGTGATGCGCTGGATTACAGCGTGGGCTTGTCCAATGTGTGTGCATTGGGCCAGGCCATCGACAAGGCGACACCGCTGGCCGTAATTCATGCTCAGTCGGAAGATGCCTTCGAAGAAGCGGCTCGTGCCGTTCGAAGCGCTATCGAGATTGCCGACAAGCAACCCGAGAAAACACCTGAGATCTATCAGTACGTACGCGCTGAAGATCTGTAAGGGGAACAAGTTATGAAACGTACCATTATTCTGATGCTGGACTCCTTCGGCATTGGTGCCGCAGACGATGCCGACAAGTTCGGTGACGTGGGTTCCAACACCTTTGGTCATATCGCCAAGATGTGTGCCGAGGGCAAAGCCAACAACGGCCGTGACGGCGAACTCAAGCTGCCAAACTTAAGCCGTTTGGGGCTGGCCCATGCCGCCAAAGAAGCCACAGGCGCCTTCGCTGCCGGTTTTGGCGACAACGTCGATATCATTGGCGCCTACGGTCACTGCCAGGAGCTCAGCTCAGGTAAAGACACCCCTAGTGGTCACTGGGAAATGGCCGGTGTGCCCGTGCTGTTTGAGTGGGGCTATTTCAGCGACCACACCAATTCGTTCCCGAAAGAGCTGACCGACAAAATCCTGGAGCGTGCCGGTTTAACCGAGTATTTGGGTAACTGCCACGCTTCCGGCACCGCCATTCTGGAAGAGCTTGGCGTAGAGCACATGACAACCGGCAAGCCGATTTTCTACACCTCTGCCGACAGCGTGTTCCAGATTGCCTGCCACGAAGAAAGCTTCGGGCTTGAGAACCTCTATCGCCTGTGTGAAATCGCCCGTGAAGAGCTGGAGCCATACAACATTGGCCGCGTGATTGCCCGTCCGTTTGTGGGTACTGGCCCAAGTGACTTTGCCCGTACCGGCAACCGTCGTGACTATGCGGTTGAGCCACCATCAAAAACCGTGCTGGATAAGCTCAAAGAAGCCGGCGGCGATGTGGTCAGTGTGGGTAAGATTTCCGATATTTACGCCCACTGCGGTATCACCAAGAAGGTGAAGGCCTCAGGACTGGAAGACTTGTTCGATGCCACGCTTGAGCAAATCAAGCAGGCCGGTGACAACACTATCGTGTTCACCAACTTCGTGGACTTCGACTCCCACTATGGTCATCGCCGCGATGTATCCGGTTATGCCAAGGCGCTGGAATACTTCGACGCCCGTCTGCCTGAGTTGATGGCGCTGCTGGAAGAAGGCGATCTGCTGCTGCTGACCGCTGACCATGGCTGTGACCCAACCTGGCAGGGTACCGACCACACCCGCGAATTCGTGCCAGTACTGGCGTATGGCGCTGGTCTCAATGCGGGTTCCCTCGGTAAGCGCGGTACTTTCGCCGATATTGGTCAGTCCATTGCCCACTACTTCGGATTAAGTCCGATGGAGTATGGCGAATCCTTCGTGCAAGCTGCAAAGTAAGCACAGGGCTGAAAAAGTTTCGTTTTGGCGACTTCCTTTGAGTCGCCTATTATCAAAGACTTAAGTCTTAAACAAAAATACAGGGGTTATACAGATGGCTACACCACACATTAATGCCGTTGAAGGTGCATTTGCAGAAACCGTACTTTTCCCAGGCGATCCACTGCGTGCCAAGTACATTGCCGAAACCTTCCTCGAAAACGTTGAGCAGGTAACCGACGTTCGTAACATGCTGGGCTTCACCGGTACCTACAAAGGCAAGCGCATCTCAGTGATGGGCTCTGGCATGGGTATCCCAAGCTGCTCTATCTACGCCACTGAGCTGGTAAAAGATTACGGCGTGAAGAACCTCATCCGCGTAGGTACCTGTGGTGCCATCAGCACCGACGTTAAGGTGCGCGACGTGATCATCGGAATGGGTGCCTGTACCGATTCTCAGGTTAACCGTCTGCGTTTCAAAGGCCAGGACTTTGCCGCTATCGCCGACTACAGCCTGCTGAGCGCTGTGGTTGAGTCTGCCAAGACTCACGGAATCCAGACCCGCGTTGGTAACGTATTCTCTGCTGACCTGTTCTACACTCCAGATCCAGAAATGTTCGACGTAATGGAGAAAATGGGTGTTCTGGGCGTTGAGATGGAAGCCGCTGGTCTGTACGGTGTGGCTCACGAGTTCGGTGCCCGCGCTCTGTGTGTGGTAACTGTATCTGATCACATCCGTACCGGTGAAAAGACTACCTCTGATGAGCGTCAGACCACCTTCAACGACATGATCATCATGACTCTGGATGCAGCTATCAATCTGTAATCCGGTACGCTGCGGCGGTTAAGCCGTGGTATTGAAAAAGGCTCCCTGGGGAGCCTTTTCTATTTTATGCACCCACAAGCGGTGCTAAGCCTGAGCCGGTTTATCCCTTTGTCTGCTGCGCGCTATCTTCATCCGCCGCGACATTATCCTGCTTATTCTCATCAGACTCTGTACTTTTCTGCTGCGGTGGATCTTGCGCTGGCAGTTCGCCTGTCATAGTGGCCAGATGGCGCTTGGCACGGAACTTACGGCGGTCAAAATGGGCTCGTTTGAATGACATGGCGCGGGACAGCAACATGCCGATTAAGCCTGCTACCAGCAGCATGATTTGCTGCTGCTCCATATTGAGCTTGTGAACCTCTTCGATTTCCGCCAAAAACAGCTTGGGATCGAGCCGCACTTCCACGTAACCGAGGTTCTTATCGTCCTGAATCACAGGTTCCACAAAGGGCGGGTAGGGGGCAAGCAGGGCTTTAAGCTCATCAGACTCAGGCTCCAGCCACTCTTCGGTCACGCTTTGGGCGAACGACAGCCGGGTGCCTTGCTCGCCATAAATTGCGGCCGACATCACCTTGGGATCTTCCACCAAAGCGGTTGCCAGCCACTGCAA
It encodes the following:
- the deoA gene encoding thymidine phosphorylase produces the protein MFLAQEIIRKKRNGDALSKEEIQFFVKGITDGSVSEGQIAALGMAVYFNDMTMDERIALTTSMRDSGTVLNWDSLGLNGPVIDKHSTGGVGDVISLMLGPMAAACGGYVPMISGRGLGHTGGTLDKFDAIPGYQTEPSSELFRKVVKEAGVAIIGQTGDLVPADKRFYSIRDNTATVESISLITASILSKKLAAGLDALAMDVKVGSGAFMPTYEASLELARSITAVANGAGTKTTALLTDMNQVLASCAGNALEVKEAVDFLTGKYRNPRLYEVTMGLCAEMLVLGGLAANEAEARAKLNAVLDNGRAAEIFGKMVSGLGGPADFVESYDKYLPQAAIVRPVYAEREGFAYSMVTRELGLAVVTLGGGRRKPGDALDYSVGLSNVCALGQAIDKATPLAVIHAQSEDAFEEAARAVRSAIEIADKQPEKTPEIYQYVRAEDL
- a CDS encoding phosphopentomutase, translated to MKRTIILMLDSFGIGAADDADKFGDVGSNTFGHIAKMCAEGKANNGRDGELKLPNLSRLGLAHAAKEATGAFAAGFGDNVDIIGAYGHCQELSSGKDTPSGHWEMAGVPVLFEWGYFSDHTNSFPKELTDKILERAGLTEYLGNCHASGTAILEELGVEHMTTGKPIFYTSADSVFQIACHEESFGLENLYRLCEIAREELEPYNIGRVIARPFVGTGPSDFARTGNRRDYAVEPPSKTVLDKLKEAGGDVVSVGKISDIYAHCGITKKVKASGLEDLFDATLEQIKQAGDNTIVFTNFVDFDSHYGHRRDVSGYAKALEYFDARLPELMALLEEGDLLLLTADHGCDPTWQGTDHTREFVPVLAYGAGLNAGSLGKRGTFADIGQSIAHYFGLSPMEYGESFVQAAK
- the deoD gene encoding purine-nucleoside phosphorylase, whose protein sequence is MATPHINAVEGAFAETVLFPGDPLRAKYIAETFLENVEQVTDVRNMLGFTGTYKGKRISVMGSGMGIPSCSIYATELVKDYGVKNLIRVGTCGAISTDVKVRDVIIGMGACTDSQVNRLRFKGQDFAAIADYSLLSAVVESAKTHGIQTRVGNVFSADLFYTPDPEMFDVMEKMGVLGVEMEAAGLYGVAHEFGARALCVVTVSDHIRTGEKTTSDERQTTFNDMIIMTLDAAINL
- a CDS encoding AhpA/YtjB family protein; the protein is MLYLKGLKKSQKISRLLQIAIALALLAGLVQLWQSSLLQGQQLLKSQTEKMARLLVQQTAYGAAPALLLQNDEQLQWLATALVEDPKVMSAAIYGEQGTRLSFAQSVTEEWLEPESDELKALLAPYPPFVEPVIQDDKNLGYVEVRLDPKLFLAEIEEVHKLNMEQQQIMLLVAGLIGMLLSRAMSFKRAHFDRRKFRAKRHLATMTGELPAQDPPQQKSTESDENKQDNVAADEDSAQQTKG